The following proteins are encoded in a genomic region of Sulfurovum indicum:
- a CDS encoding helicase-related protein — MAKKKKKYLIKLNNKIRNYFNGLPFDEGVNTLDDDKLIELVMLLELKLPSYEHEDMVRALRRVWSEEGAGVRELIVSYLTQTYRAAHHDRTKRPLDRVEKILRILEGIEHTKHEENLILETFIDVKSAKITPEKVINKLHYLRMKERLGRLEKSLNIVFNTLNEMEFTHSFTFALKKHDFNKLLLCTSDPLPLDELWELEENEIIEKLQQTKEVTITRRQEEIESFLEALYAKPHPYLNEEMITGALKKMSPEEALYHAPIRFDTIEKILKNISEKYHLFESTDHIIVEKEKFHDLFGTMLYYSTSVSYEKPFLYSLIWRGEESPVKEDINRVNDDLLAHFKAAVNDLLEEMRLMSEKLDLEEKVLEEFIVRFVAPQVQSSGTLKFKEKSKRRILFHFGEYIKPLLAKQKREELLAKTIRDFKNLFPLARELKRKIIFHVGPTNSGKTYQALKVLKEATTGYYLAPLRLLALEGYENLKADGVSVSLITGEEEIIDEESTHISSTIEMMNGSVDVDVCVIDEIQMIADRDRGWAWANALIGVPAKKVILTGSIDTLSAVEELCAYLDEPLEVKHFERKNPLEIMRYPTPLKKIQPQTAVVAFSRRDVLSLKQQLSGKYRVSVVYGNLSPEVRREEARRFREGESEILVATDAIAMGLNLPIRTLLFAKDNKFDGLRRRELHPSEVLQIAGRAGRYGFEEKGHVGAIDENALKTINKAFHTPLTDIELPVSVMASLEHVMLIGEILETENITTILGFFAENMEFDGPFVAANIESMLEIAAIVDEYDLDLKTRYYLSCAPASISSPYIESVFHRYIRQIEAGSKVLYIPPRDLPAFAQTNDMLLNAEDRVREISLYLWLSFKFPDLFEDTQKAIQARIRLNNYIENSLRQGHFTKKCRRCGKVLDFSYRYSICDACHSSGKRGSNTSSHYRSGYSRKRRK; from the coding sequence ATGGCTAAAAAGAAGAAAAAATACCTGATCAAACTTAACAATAAAATTCGAAACTACTTTAACGGACTTCCCTTTGATGAGGGAGTCAACACACTTGATGATGACAAACTTATAGAACTTGTAATGCTGCTGGAGCTCAAGCTTCCCTCCTACGAACATGAAGATATGGTACGTGCCCTGCGCCGTGTATGGAGTGAAGAGGGTGCCGGAGTACGTGAACTGATTGTCTCCTATCTGACTCAGACCTACAGAGCAGCACACCATGACAGAACAAAACGTCCTCTGGACAGGGTAGAGAAGATACTCCGGATACTTGAAGGGATCGAGCATACCAAACATGAAGAAAATCTCATTTTGGAAACCTTCATTGATGTCAAAAGTGCCAAGATCACACCTGAAAAGGTTATCAACAAACTTCATTATCTGCGCATGAAAGAGAGACTTGGCAGACTTGAGAAGTCACTGAATATCGTTTTTAATACCCTTAATGAAATGGAGTTCACACACAGTTTTACCTTTGCACTGAAAAAACATGATTTCAATAAACTGCTTTTGTGTACTTCAGACCCCCTGCCGCTGGATGAACTTTGGGAACTGGAAGAGAATGAGATTATTGAAAAACTGCAACAAACCAAAGAAGTGACCATTACCAGGAGACAGGAGGAGATAGAGAGCTTTCTTGAGGCACTTTATGCAAAACCGCATCCTTATCTAAATGAAGAGATGATCACCGGGGCACTCAAAAAAATGTCTCCGGAGGAGGCACTCTATCATGCACCGATACGTTTTGACACTATTGAAAAAATATTAAAGAATATTAGTGAAAAATATCATCTGTTCGAGAGTACGGACCATATCATTGTCGAAAAAGAGAAATTCCATGATCTCTTTGGTACAATGCTCTACTACAGCACCTCCGTCTCATATGAAAAACCGTTCCTTTACAGTCTGATCTGGCGCGGAGAGGAGTCTCCTGTAAAAGAGGATATCAACCGTGTCAACGATGATCTTTTGGCACACTTTAAAGCAGCTGTCAATGATCTGCTTGAAGAGATGAGGCTTATGAGTGAAAAACTTGATCTTGAGGAGAAAGTCCTTGAAGAGTTCATCGTCCGATTCGTTGCACCGCAGGTACAAAGTTCGGGTACACTTAAGTTCAAAGAGAAGAGCAAACGACGTATTCTCTTTCATTTTGGAGAATACATCAAGCCGCTACTTGCCAAACAGAAACGGGAAGAGCTGCTTGCCAAGACCATCCGGGACTTCAAGAACCTCTTCCCCCTTGCACGCGAGCTCAAACGAAAGATCATCTTTCATGTAGGACCTACCAACTCGGGAAAGACCTACCAGGCACTCAAAGTACTCAAAGAAGCAACAACCGGCTACTATCTTGCTCCATTGCGTCTTTTGGCCCTGGAGGGCTACGAAAACCTCAAGGCTGATGGCGTTTCTGTCTCTCTTATTACCGGAGAAGAGGAGATCATCGATGAAGAGTCTACCCATATCTCTTCTACCATCGAGATGATGAACGGCTCGGTCGATGTCGATGTCTGTGTCATCGATGAGATACAGATGATCGCAGACCGTGACCGCGGATGGGCATGGGCGAATGCACTTATCGGTGTACCCGCAAAAAAAGTCATTCTGACAGGTTCAATCGATACCCTGAGTGCAGTGGAAGAGCTCTGCGCCTATCTGGATGAGCCTCTGGAAGTGAAGCATTTTGAGCGTAAGAATCCGCTTGAGATAATGAGATACCCTACCCCATTGAAAAAGATCCAGCCGCAAACTGCGGTTGTCGCCTTTTCAAGACGTGATGTACTCTCCCTCAAACAGCAGCTCTCCGGGAAATACCGCGTTTCCGTTGTTTACGGAAACCTCTCACCGGAAGTACGCCGTGAAGAGGCAAGACGCTTCAGGGAAGGAGAGAGTGAAATACTTGTCGCCACAGATGCCATCGCTATGGGACTGAACCTTCCTATTAGGACGCTGCTCTTTGCAAAAGACAACAAGTTCGATGGTCTCAGACGAAGAGAATTGCACCCGAGTGAAGTACTCCAGATAGCAGGACGTGCAGGACGTTACGGCTTTGAAGAGAAAGGTCATGTGGGTGCGATTGATGAGAATGCACTCAAGACTATCAACAAAGCCTTTCATACGCCTCTTACCGATATTGAACTTCCTGTCTCGGTTATGGCAAGTCTCGAACATGTTATGCTCATTGGAGAAATACTTGAAACGGAGAATATTACGACCATTCTGGGTTTCTTTGCGGAGAACATGGAGTTTGACGGCCCCTTTGTTGCCGCCAATATCGAATCGATGCTTGAGATCGCCGCGATCGTGGATGAGTATGACCTTGACCTTAAGACCCGTTACTATCTCAGCTGCGCACCGGCAAGTATCTCCTCTCCCTACATCGAATCGGTCTTCCACCGCTATATCCGTCAGATCGAAGCAGGCAGCAAAGTACTTTACATCCCTCCGCGTGACCTGCCGGCCTTTGCACAGACAAATGATATGCTGCTCAACGCAGAAGACCGGGTCAGAGAGATCTCACTCTATCTCTGGCTCAGTTTCAAATTTCCTGACCTCTTTGAAGATACCCAAAAAGCTATACAGGCACGTATACGGCTTAATAACTACATAGAGAACTCCCTTCGGCAGGGGCATTTCACCAAAAAATGCAGAAGATGCGGGAAGGTACTTGACTTCTCCTACCGCTACTCTATCTGTGATGCCTGTCACAGCAGCGGTAAACGCGGATCAAACACCTCCTCCCATTATCGCAGCGGATACAGCAGAAAAAGGAGAAAATAG